Genomic segment of Deltaproteobacteria bacterium:
CGGGGGCCCCTGTTCCAACTCCTTGAGTTCGATACGCGCCCCGGAGAAGCGGTCCATGAGAGGTCTCAGTTCTTCGATCAGGCGCGAGGCGTTCACCCGGCGGTCATGGCCTTCGAGGTTGACGAAAAACTGGGCCTTGTTGGGTTCAACCAGCCGAAACATATTCAGGTTGTAATAGATCTTCGGTCCGTTCCTTCCCACGTGAGACATGACGGATTTGACCTCCTTCCGCGCCAAAAGCAGGCGTTCGATTCGGTCCGCCGTCTCCAGCGTGGATTCAATGTTGTCTCCCTGTGGCAATGTGGCTTCGATGATAAAGAGGTCCTTTTCCGCCTTGGGAAAGAACTGCAGACCCAGTTTGGGTATGGAAAACAGGGATCCGACAAATGCAGCCGATGCGACGGCTATCACTGTGATTTTATGATCGAGGACCCATTTCAGGATTCGTGCATAGGATCTGATAATGAGATGGTCCTTCGTCTCCTCGCCACCGTGGGCCTTCAACACGTGATAGCTCATTAATGGGGAGACGAAAACCGCCACCAGAAGCGACCCCCCAATGGCTGAAATCATGGTGATGGGAATGCCTTGAATGAATTGGCCGGTGTGCCCCGTCATAAACAACAGTGGAGTAAAAGCCAGGATGGTGGTCATCGTGGAAGAACCGACGGCTCCCAGAACTTCGCGGCTGCCCGCCAGCACGGCCTCGAGCTTTTCCTCTCCCAAGTCGAGATGACGTTGAATGTTTTCCACCAACACGATTCCGTTGTCCACCAGCATACCCAGCACCACGATCATAGAGGCCAGCGTGATCTGATTGAGGGTTAGACCCAGGCGGAAGAGCACGATCACGCTGAAGGCAACGGACAAAGGGATGAGAAAAACCACCACAAAGGCCATACGTGCGTTCATCAGCACCACGGTCAGAACGACTACGAGGGCCGCTCCCATGGCGAGGTTATTCTGGAAACCGGACAATCGATGGGACACGGACAGGGACTGATCCGCGAACAGAGATAACTCGAGCTTTGAAGGGAGATCGCCGGCGATTTCGGAAAGGCGTTGGCGAATTTCCCGGGATACGGACAGAAGATTGGCTCTCGGCTTCTGGGTCACCAGGACGTTCACGCTATTTCGACCGTTCATGCGGACCAGGTATTCCGGTCTCTCGTATCCCTCCTCAACGCGCGCCAGGTCCTTGAGGAGCACGGGCCGGTCTCCGTAAGCGCCGACAACGGTGTCTCCGATCTCCGCGGCGCGAGCGAACTCCTCCTGTGTGCGAACCTGGTAGCGACGTCGGCCCAGGTCCATATGACCGCCGGGCAACGACACGTTCTGCGTTTTCAATCGGCCGATCACTTCGTCCAGCGAAATCATATATTGGGACAGACGTCCCGGCTCCAGCTCGACATGGACTTCCCTCTCCTGGTTGCCGTCGATCTCCAGTGTCATGATCTCGGGAATCGTCTGCAGATGACGTTTGACGGTCTTGGCTTGCCTGTAGAGTTCCTGATACGTGAACGGGCCGCTGAGGTTTATGATGAGAGAGACGGTTTCGGATTTCCAACGGGTGATCTCGGGCTCCAGCACGTCCTCCGGAAAATCGGCTTCCGCTTCCCGAAGTTTTTCCCGGAGTTCTTGCATGTTCTGGTCCATGTCCGAATCCGGGTCGAACTCCATGAGAGTCAAGGAAATTCCCTGTGAAGAAGAAGAGAATATCCGGTCAATGGCTTCGATCTCGTTGATCTTTTCCTCGATAGGCTGGGACAGGTGGCGCTCGACGTCCCTCGATCCCCCTCCCGGATAGAGAACTACGACCGTGGCTCCGGGGACTTTGATCAGCGGGTCTTCGCGGCGAGGGATCATCACATAGGAGAGGGTTCCCATGGTCAGGAGCAGCACGATGCCCAGGACCGTGAGCCTGTACTTGTGAACCGATAGAGCGACCAGGTTCATGGCTGAGCGTTCAATTCCCGGTCGATGGCAACCGGTTGCCGGTCTTTGAGATATTCCTGGCCGGAAACAACCACCATATCGCCCGGCGCAAGCCCCTGGAGCAGTTCCACCTCCGAGCCCCTCACTTCACCCATGGCGATGCTGCGTTTGTGTGCGGTACCCTCCCGCACCACGAAGACCGATGGATCGGTTCCGAAGTCGAGCACGGCGTCCAGAGGAAGGACGATTCCCCTGTGATCGGGATCGACGATCACCTCAACCCGGACAATGAGGCCGGGTCTCAAGGCTTCGTCCGGATTCTCGAGGAGGACCTCGATATGAAACGTCCTCGAGAGCGGATCGGCGCTGGATTCTATGCGAGTGACTTTGCC
This window contains:
- a CDS encoding efflux RND transporter permease subunit, translating into MNLVALSVHKYRLTVLGIVLLLTMGTLSYVMIPRREDPLIKVPGATVVVLYPGGGSRDVERHLSQPIEEKINEIEAIDRIFSSSSQGISLTLMEFDPDSDMDQNMQELREKLREAEADFPEDVLEPEITRWKSETVSLIINLSGPFTYQELYRQAKTVKRHLQTIPEIMTLEIDGNQEREVHVELEPGRLSQYMISLDEVIGRLKTQNVSLPGGHMDLGRRRYQVRTQEEFARAAEIGDTVVGAYGDRPVLLKDLARVEEGYERPEYLVRMNGRNSVNVLVTQKPRANLLSVSREIRQRLSEIAGDLPSKLELSLFADQSLSVSHRLSGFQNNLAMGAALVVVLTVVLMNARMAFVVVFLIPLSVAFSVIVLFRLGLTLNQITLASMIVVLGMLVDNGIVLVENIQRHLDLGEEKLEAVLAGSREVLGAVGSSTMTTILAFTPLLFMTGHTGQFIQGIPITMISAIGGSLLVAVFVSPLMSYHVLKAHGGEETKDHLIIRSYARILKWVLDHKITVIAVASAAFVGSLFSIPKLGLQFFPKAEKDLFIIEATLPQGDNIESTLETADRIERLLLARKEVKSVMSHVGRNGPKIYYNLNMFRLVEPNKAQFFVNLEGHDRRVNASRLIEELRPLMDRFSGARIELKELEQGPPVGAPVAVKIKGDDLDVLTRLALKYKTLLESIPGAVDVNDDASETIPQIRIRVHSEKARLLGISNAAIGRTLRTAIFGTTATSFRQEDEEVDVKVSFSESSRNDISLFDDAYLASVHGFKVPFRQVADIEFASDIGRIRRENLVRTATVRSEVQGKLPDAVVSELKAGAASIHTPPGYLVEFEGETEEWNESFLSLGWAMLAALLLVYVVLVAQFDSYKQPFIIALTLPLGLVGAVLGLWITGYPFGFMAFLGLVSLTGIVVNDAIVLIDFINARRKEGSDVRSAVIEAGRVRFRPVMLTTISTVAGLLPLCLAGGSLWGPMGNVIVFGLSMATLLTLVVIPVTYEIIEKGQGVKSALGS